Below is a window of Rhea pennata isolate bPtePen1 chromosome 2, bPtePen1.pri, whole genome shotgun sequence DNA.
gggggcgggggcgggggcggccgtCCCGCCGTCCGTCCGGGGGCTCGGCGCCCCGGCGCCCTCCCTGCCCAGAGGTAACCTTCTgtcctcccttcttccctctctccctccctcccgccgcgcTTCGGCAGTGCAGACGATGCCAGCGATCAACATAGAGGATCTGAGCGAGAAGGATAAACTGAAAATGGAAGTGGAGCAGCTCCGGAAAGAAGTGAAGCTGGAGAGGCAGCCGGTGAGTGCGGGCGGCGCAcgggcccgcggccgggggggcTGCTGCCCGAGCGGGGAGAAGCCGGTTTCCCcctcccgcggccgcgggggccgcggaggggccgcggggcgcacgtcgagccgggcggcggggctgggcgcgccggcgcggcgcggcgccgagCCTGGTGCCCGCGGCGGCGTGGGAAAGCCACGGGCAGCGGGTTTTCGGCAGCGGCTTTGCACGCACTCCGTGCGCGGGGAGGCTCCGCTATTTTCAGACGAGCGCCCTGCCGGCACGCAGTTTGCGCCGACGGTACCTGCCACCCCCTTTTGTGGCGCTGGCGAAATAACTCCGCTAGCAGCGCGGGGGAGTGCGGGTCGGGgacggggggcggggggcactGCCCGGCGGGTGCAGGTttctgctgggtgctgggcCTTGGTCGCCCCAGGATTTGGAGAGAAAACGCGCACTTCGCCCCTCGGAGCAGCGGCTGGACGTGCGGGCTCCTGGGACGCgatggagggagggaaatgTTAGCAGCAGCGCGGCCCGGAGGGGGCTTGCTGCCCTGGGCCCGGCCCCATGCTAAAACTCTTATTAAATTGCATGCTAGCAGAAACGAAGACTACATCTAAATGGCCACTTCTGTTTAGGACCATAAATGTGTTTATATAGCGGTATCGGTGGAGCTACTCATGTGAACTACATTGTTCAGATTCAAAGTCTGCAGGTTTAGAAATTTAAACCAGAAAATTACAATGCCATAGCTCCTTTACTTAAAGATCAGTTTAATGCTGTGGTATGGCCAAAGCTCCAGTATTGACGGCTAGGCACTGTCTAAACACTATAGGCATCTAGATCATCCCTCAGAGTCCCCAAGCAACTGAAATACACTCTGCAGGAGATATTGATTTcgattttccttaaaaagaaaaaataataataataaactccTATCTAAGTATTTCGATCAAATAAAAAGGCTGACCATTTTAGGGAAATTGATATTTTGGAATCACTTGTAGCAAAGCACAGATAACACTCTCAGTTTTACCATTGCATTATATAAAAGTTCCACTGTGTGAGAATTAAATTTGGGGGTTAGATGTCACAGTTCCCCAGTATCTGTATAGTTGGTATGAATACATGGAAAGACAGATTCCAAACTTCTGTTCctgacaaaaatataaatatttagcCAAAGTCTTCCTGATCCCTTTCTCCTGCATCCTACACGTTTACAGCACAATGAGGAAATGCCCctttaaatagttttttgaATTAATGAAAATGCCCAAATTGGTATATAAACAGGCTTCTTTCATTATGCatgaaaaagatactgaaattgTTGACTGAAGTAAAAGAAAGCCCAGATCTGTGTATACTCAGGAGCACAATTTACCTGTAGCAAAAAATGTCCTGGTTTGAATTAACAGGTTTGCTAAGAGTAGAAGAACAAGGTACATGTGTAACAGGATTTGCAGGTCCAAATTCTTCTCTGCTGTGTGATAGATACAGGTAGTCAGATCGTAGCTGATACACTTTTCAGTGCAGAAATTAACTAAGAGTTCTTTTTAATGGCTTAAAGCGTAACTTTTCACAGGCTATGGTCCGTTGGCCTCTCATAGAGCAAGTAAATTTGTTGATTCTCGTCATAATTATGTGTAAAGagtaaaatacaattaaaaaagaaggcaaGGGGGCTTAAATTAGAAATAGTAGACATCTTTCAACCAGGCCAACAGATGGTTCCTTCTGCTGACTCTGCTTTACTATGTCTCTGCAGGTATTATTGAACATGAAGGGAGGAGGTGGGGAAAGAGCTGGGAGCACATCCTCACATACAGATATTCGAGCATCAAAGGGCAGATTCTGCTACCCTAGGGACAAGAAATTAGATGTGAAGGAAAAGGGATCTTCTGGGATTTGTGAATCTGCTTATGGGTCCTCAGTCTCCACAAACAGCATTACTATACACTTGCTGCACGTATTCTTATTTCAGATAATGCAAACTAAACCCATTTCTTCATTCATGGGTTTTTTGTGGAGATACACATCATCACTATTTTGCTATGAATGTCATGCAAAATATCATgtatattatatttttcataacacaatagaatattttattaaccATTGTTTGAAGTAACCCCAGGTAACCTGTGACTAAATTGTTTTTCCCAGTTAATTCTTTACTCCCATTCAGCACATAGTTGCTACTGTATAACCATATGGAGACGATTTCTATCACCTCAGTGAAAAATCATTattgaatgttttatttggGAAAGACACATAAAGTTATACATACTTGGAAAACAGATGCCACACTGCTGAATTGAATTTTTACTAGTCCTGAAGCAGTTGACTATATCATGACAGTATCAAAGGGGAATTTGTGTGATCCTCAGTTTAATATAGCTATATTGGTTAATtaaaaaactggaaaattatCTGCAAAGAAACTGCTGTTCCATGTGGCATATGAATTTCTAGTGGTATTGACACTTCCTGTGACTATCAGTCTCTGAAAAGGAGTTATCTTAAGGAAACTGAGTGTATAGATGCCTAGTGCTTACTATGTGGTCACATCGTTTATATTTAACAGGAGGGCAAacaagagggggaaaaaaagcacaattaaCCGTTTTGCCACTCTGATGTGCAACACGAGTTGTGGGTATAATGcagaaacttcttttttgtttcactcAAGGTGTCCAAGTGCTCTGAAGAGATCAAGAACTACATCGAAGAGCGGTCCGGCGAGGACCCCCTGGTGAAGGGTGTCCCCGAGGAAAAGAATCCCTTCAAGGAGAAAGGAGGCTGTGTCATTGCATGAGAAAATTAAACCCACCTGCAactggagcaggcagggctgttCCTTTAGTGAGTCACTAGCACGTCCTCACTTCCGCTGGTCCTTGTTGAACAAGTACAAGAGCggactgtttttttcttaaaaacaaagaagaaaggaattttaaagCAGATGAGGCCCTCGCTGGTCGCTGCGTCCTGCTCTCCGACCCCGCGgcgttcctcctcctcctcctcctccccccgcaGCGGGGACAGGCCCTTTCGCTCCGTGCCACGCTAACGCCGTTCGCTTTCATCGTCTGTTTATCGGTTGCTTCTTGGCTGTTAATTGGAATTAAAGAAACCTGCGTGTAACCCGAGCGCCTGGGCACTTGCTTGCTGCGCGGCggagaggctggaggagggacggggcggcggggcagcggcgcggcgggagcgcggggcagcggcggggcggccccgaAACGCCCCCGCgcgggcggagcgcggccgcggagcggagcggagcgcgcgGCCATGGCGCTGCGGCCGTGGCGCGGGCGGCCCTGGGCGCCGCtggccgcggcgctgcgcggcgctgcgcggcggcgggccggaGCGCGCGTTGCCGACACGCCGCAGCACGGCGCCTTGCGGGCGGCCCTCAGGAAGGTaccgcggggcggcccggggaAGCGCCGAGCTTAAGCGGAAAAGACGTTTAAGTTTCTCCGTATCACGTCGcaggcggcagcgcggcgggcggcgctcgCTGACCTCCTCGGGGCCGCCGCTGCgcgggccgcgctgcagcccggcGACCTGGGGACCCCTGAACGCCTGCGAGGGCCTGAAATCCAGCCTTGTGCGCGCCCTGCCTGCCGCGAGCGACAGCGGCGCGGAACAACGCTCCTCggccgggctggggccggcCGAGCCGGTGGGCTCAGCCCTGGGAGAcgaggtggggggagaggagcgTCGCAGCCCGTGCCCGGGGGTGACGGGACCCCCCCGAGCTGCTGCAAAGGGCAGGTCAGTCCTTGGTGCGCCTGCAGGCGCCGGGcgagaaaaggcaaaacagagccGCTTGGTCGCTGCGGCCTTTCTCCGAGAGGAGTAATAAGCAATTCCTGTAAAACTCCAAGAGAAACGGAGACGCTTCTGGTAAGGTAACATGCAAACAGCACACTTGACAAAATCACATAgttagaccttttttttttcttggtggcAAGAAGCCATTTGAGTAGTGGAGCACATTTGAGGGGTGGAGAAGTAAAAGCCATGTGTATGAGGAATTAACTTTTAAACTATGGACCAGTGGGTAAAGTGCTGAAGTTCAGGACTTAATATAAGGACCAAACAGGATTACCATGGCAGCAGGACACAAACAAGCAGAATAGAAGCAAGCATTCAATGGTAGGCTTCCCAAGCGTTAGATGCTGTCCCCAATTTGACTATAGATAAACTTACAAGTCCTAGTTAGTGTTGCATTGGTTCAAGGTGTAGCATTATGTCCTGTTTTTTGAAAGCTACAGATACCTATTGAGTTGCAGAATGTTTGTTCATTCATTCATGTGACTCTGGCCTTGTGCTGTCATAGCTTTGATAGATGCTTTATAAAATTACTTTAGAacttctttaaaattacttttatgtTTTCCTGGATAAGTTTAACTTTCCCAAATTGCCTATCTTTCACAGTTCACTGTGGAGAAAAGATAATAGAGCTACTTCTGATTCATGTGGTTtctacttctatttttttggAATTGGCTTTCATACTTCCATTACTAAAACAGGATATTCCAAAGGCCATTTAATTAAACAagatttttatgaataaaaaggCCTGTTATCCTTGAGCTTTGCAATTGTGTGttcttttcatgtattttaagaaggaacctgagcaaaaagaaaaagatttgtgCTGCAACTAGCctgtttcaaaagaaactaATTAAACTAGTCAAAATTTTTGGAccttctgcaaagcaggaaTAAGCTGACATAGAAAGGACCAGTAGAAGAAGTTGGAAATGAATTCTCATCTCTCGCCTGGATTAACAGCAAAGGAGTTCATGGTTCATACCATGGTGTCAGGTTTGTGCTGGTCTGTTCTGTGGAGGGAACATTTGCTGTCCCTATCTGCAAATGTCTTATGTCTGCTAAATTTGTTCCCTTGGCACGCTGCTCCCTGTCACTCGCTGAGGCATGTGGAGCTCAGCACAGCGTCGTGTTTGGTGGTACATGGGGAGCCAGATCCTTCTGCCTTCATCCGTGCATGTGCCACGGAGCCTATCCCAGTTCCTGTGCGTTTTCCATATGTGTGTGCAGGAGGAACAGAAAATACTACTGGTAACTACACTTTACAATTGCATAACTTAAAAGCCGATGTCATTCCTAAATGCAGAGGGTGAAGGCAGACCTTTAGTGAAGGTAGTAGTCTAGATCTgggatttttaaagcaaatctgTCACAAATCTGTGTCTTAATCTAGCTGTGTTCCAGGTGTCTGTAGTTGAGCATTTACTGAGGAATCAAAGAAAAGGCAGGGGAAAGGGGCTGTATTGGTATCTGCTGGAGTAGTGAACACTGCTCTGTCGTGTGACACAGACACACTGACTTTTTTCGCCTGTTCCGATTTGGGCTGCATACCCTCTCTTTGCCCAAGTGCAGCTAACATTATGTTCTAACGTTCTGAATTTAGTGAGGATAACCACATTAAAGGCTAAGTGGGATGCTGATGCTATGGTTATCACATAAATACTTGTGATGAATATACTGTAGAAGAAGTTATAGTAAGCAagataattaataataaaaaaaaaaaacttgatattttgcaaaatgcttaTATAGGACTTATTTCAGCCTCTATTtgactatgtatttttttaaaaaaaatgtaatgaatttATCTCAAATCCCAGCatatgttgttgttgttcactCCAAAGTTTCTAGCAGTCACTGTTTATTATGGCTTAAATTAAACGTGTCCCCAGTGCATTTaagataaactgaaaaataaactctttggGAAAGAATGACCATTCAGGATCTGTAACCCATTTTAAATGTAACTGTTATTTAATATGGGGCACTCTTTCCAATGGATAAATCTAAATGCAACTACtagaaaagctggagaaataaGCGAAGTAATTCCATTAACAATGAactcttattttttgtttccatacattctatttttttaatctattaatttaatgtaatttaaatggTCTGTAATTTTCCAATTGTTCTGAGCAGGATGAGGAAGAGACTCCTATAATTCCAGGGAGCTGTTTTTAGAAAGGGCATTGAAATAACCTTGTGAGTGGTTTCCTTTACAACTTTATAGGTCACCACCCTTCCTCTTGGAAAtcaaaaatgtaactttttcttAACTTGTTGAGCAGGGCTTGCAGTGCTGTGGTATCCTGCCACTTGTTGCAGTAGTTAAATTAACTTGCTCGCAGGAAAAAGATTTAACCtgctgtatgtgtgtgcacagctgtatgcaTATGCATTTATGTTGTATGtactatacatttttttctttcctctggcCTTAGTAGTAAGAAGCTTTGGGAACTAGATTTGAAATGGATTGGCACATATTCTGCTGGAGCTGCATCTAATACAAATGAGATTAGTTGTGATGACTTGCTCTAGTTACAGTGTGTCACGTGGCTGTAGGCAAAACGCTCTTGGTTCGTATGTCAGAGCTAACTTATTGACAGTGTCATAAGCTTTCTGCTTATTCATAGATGAATCTTTACAAGAATAAGCGCCCCTGTGTATTAAAGCCCACAGAATCctaattaaacagaaattcaCCATAACTTTCCAGTAAAATCACTGTAAATTCTCTGCCAGGAGAATATGACTCTTTTTGACCTcctgaaaaatgctgaaggatAATGGCTGTTGCCACTGGAGCACCTTGGATAGAGTTAATTTATTTAACTTTGTAGCAAATTATAAAAGTAGCAACAGAATAGCAAACTTACTGCTGGCATTATAAATAAATCTCTTGAAAACAAGTTTCTCACTAAAttgagagaaaaggagagaggaaagagaaagtagAAACTGCAAAATGTGTAAGTTggatctgtatttttaaaacatgtgtCATATacctgaaataattttcaggaaggaggcattttaaaaaaatctgtcgTAAGTAAGCCTCACAGATTTTGCACTGAGTGTCTGTCTAAGGGAACAAATTGTATTCCCAAATTCTAGGGTATTTGCAGTGGCCTTTGTTATCTATCTTATGTCTGACAGAAACATCATATAAACATTTTGGGGGCAGATTTCTGATAGAGAAATGGTATAGATGAACACAGCAATTTCCTTCGCTAGTGCCAAGAAATCTTGGCAGTAATTTGACAGAGAGGAAACGTCTAAAATTGATACTGTTGTTATTGGAAGAGCCAGCAGCAATATAGTGGTGCAATAAAGGATGCATCCAATGCATCCATACCAAAGAGTGGCTTTTAAATGAGAGCTTAGGAAtgtgggaggaagaagaagggagaggggaaaagaaggaaaaaaaatagctttagcACAATCAAGCAAGCtttgaagaaagttttttttttctgattataggaaaaatgtcatttaacaTAGAAATGCCTCATTATGTAGCAAAAATGTAGTATTGGCAATTTTATAAGCAGAATTGTTTCTTATTTGTTGCTCAGTGTCAGAGAAGCTTGCATGTATCTGAGGTTCTAGGCGCTGTATCCAGCTGGTGATGAGCATAGTTTAAGTACCAGCACATACACAAAATGGCATAAGCTGCGAGTTTGTAATGGCTTCTCATCTGTAGTTTAGCACATGCAGAGCTATAATTTGGATAGCTCTAGAGAGTGTTGCTCCACCTCTTAGCGATCAGAGACAAACAAATGGTGAAGGCAGTAACCACGTTAGGATGAGTCCTTTTCTCGTTTAGATAAAGGCCACAGTCATGGTCTGGGCCTCTTGGGTGCCGTTGGTAAGCTAGGTCTTGTACCTCTCTGGGTGTCGTAGTGCACCTCTCCCTGTTTGAGTGCAGCCCACTCACATGCTCCAGGAAAACCTGGTTGCCACTTGTGATCCTGGCTGGTGGGAAAGTACCACGGGCATGTGGAAGCTCTGCTAACCGATCTTCTGAAAGAAGTCTGCAATCCTAATGAATCATATGCCCCAGACAGCACTTAAAAAGCATTGCTTAAATTAAAAGCAGCCAACATCTCCAGCTATTACCCAATACTGAAATTCCAGTTCTACCCAGGTACTGCATTTGGTGCTGTGCCCAGTGACAGGGAAAGTGTGGGTGGCAAAGATGGATGAACTCCTGCAGCACACACATTTGAAGTTGGACCTTGTCATACAATTTCATGAAGTCAAATTCATTCCTAACAGCTTGCAGTGGAGAGGTGGCCTGGGATGGTGTGGCTCACAGTGAAATaccttgtttttctgctgggGTGTAACCCAAAGGAAAAAGTAGTTTCTAAACTGTAATATCCAGACTTCTAGTGGGCTTTacattatatttcagaaaatatgagTTGGGAGGACAAAAATGCCGCAGTTGTGTAGGTAACACCCAGCTCTGCATTGCTTTCATAACTGCATACAAGTTACATAACAGCTACTAGCCACCCTAAAGACTTGCCTGAAATCAGCACCAAAACAGACTTGATCTGAAGCAGAAATTTTTGCTCCTGTGCAATTGCTTCACTTTGAATGCATTTGCCCTCAAATCAAAGGAATAGCCATGCCCTTGGCACTCACCTTGTTCTCACTAATTCTGGTTTCCCTGTATTCCAGGCTacaaaaaaatgtctttatgtATTGTGTTGTGAAAGCGGTGTGATTCGTACTCGTTCTATTTTCTCCAGGCTTCTGTGGGTCCTTCTCCAGTTGTACCTGGCTGGATTCAGTTCCCCAGCCATTGGGCTGgaccttttattttctgagtagGGTGAAGGTGTGTGCCAAGGTGACAAAACACCCAGTGGTGGGGGCTGCTGCTTGCGCTGGTGGTTGGGCAGAAGATCAAGTTGCTTGGGACAGTCCTATGTCCCAAGTTTCTAGATATTGTTGTACTTGTGCTCAGTGAAGAGAGTAGAGGTGTTGTGTGTGTGGAGTGCAGTAAGACTCGCGGAGTACTTGGGGAGTTCACTTCATTACAAAATACTAAGAATCACAATTGTCTTGAACAGAATTTGTGGTTGCTGTGGTTGAGCCTGAATCCAGTCAAATGAGGGATGCAGTTATCTGGCTAGTTGTAGGTGGAAAAGGGAATTTCTTTGACCTACTTTTTTCCCTACAGTGACAccacatgcacaaaaaaatcctgctgaCTGAAGATGAGGGAAAGCAAATGAGTTTTGTGTGTTCACATTAATAACTATGTAAGTCACAAGGACTGCACAGTGGTGGGCTTGAAATAAGTAGCTGCAAGGGTAAATGTTCAGATATTCTAAGTACTCTCCAAAAATCTTTCTGGGTTTCCTAGCCAACTCTGTTCCcactattcttatttttaaaacttcaacATTCAGAGATGTATAACACATCTGTAGCTGTGGATGGATGTTGGAGGAATACTGTAGTGGTAACGGCAGGGAGAAGCCTTATTCTTTCCCTATGTTACGTTTATTATGTATGTCTCCTTGGGTACTATGCATTGcttatatttttgtatacagAACATGAATACCATAGAACCTGAATACACCTTCTTGATCCCCAGGAGAGTTTTCCGTTTTTgcaaaaatgttactgtaacaataactttttttttttttttttttttttttggtccaagTAGAATACAAGGCCCCAAGTGGCTTGAAACACATATTGCTGAGTATCAGGAggtgaaaaatgttcttttggtTGTGCATTGCTTTGTTCGTTGTGGTTTGGTTAATGGAAGATACAGTAGCTATTACCAATGAGACAGAGAAATGAAGTATAAAAATCTGAATGTGATGAAAGGAGAGAAGTTAAGAAATTCCATGAAACTAAATGCAAATGCATAACCACTTTCTAATTTCAGAACTCTGCAAATAAATTTCACTGTCCTTTGGGCTGGCACAGAGAGGCATGAGGAAGGAGGAGTCACCTAGGCTTATGTGGGTCCTTCTCCAATTGTAGCTAGTCTTTCAACATCTTGTTCCCAAGAAAGAGGTGAAGCTGGACCCAGTCCCCCAGTCACTGGGCTGgagcttttatttccttagtAGGGTGAAGTTGTGTGCCCCAGTGGTGGGGCTCCTGCTTGCACTGGTGGTTGGGCAGAGTGGAGGCAGAGCACATACTTCTGCTCAGCCCCTCACTCCCTGGAAGGCATGAAGGTTTTTAAGTTTTACTTGTGTGGCACAAATTTTTggttctatttttatttatttatttatttattttgcctccTACAGTGAAGGAGGCAAAATAATGGGACCAAAAGTTTGGCAGTATTCAAATTTCTGAACTAAAAAtcagctttgcttttatgtACTTTGTATGTTGCAAGGAACTGTGTCACACGGAGAGGGATTTAGACAGAATTGTGCCCAGTTACTgccaaaagaacagagaagaaattacATAACCCTTGTAATGAGTGTGCCTTTCTGCTGGAAAtcagattttgtaaaaataaatgaagatagGTCTGTTTCATTATATAATGAGATCCTGCCAATTCTTATGTTACAGAGTTTTCcctccctcattttttttcGCTTGAGAATGGGAAAATAGAATTTCATTTAGTAACAGTTTGTTCCTACATTTGCTGATCACTGCAGTATTTGTATCACCAGTGCTGTAGCAAATTACATGATTCTTCTGTTGCTTGTAACATGGCTAACTTGATGGTACAAAAAGGAATTGTGGTGCTGTAATTAATCAATTCGAAAAGTGTATCTTCCCATTTCAGTCGTGTGTTTTCCAGTGCTGAAgaaattcttctatttttctcttataCAAGCCTACTGAGGATTGGTTTTAAATCCACTAGAAGTTTCTCTGGAGGCTCAGCTCTGGCCACAGCTATGTCTAATGGCAGTGGGAAAAGCCAGATGTGAGCCAGGCCTGCTCACCCTCATTTTGCCGCAGTgaatagaaaagcagaagaatccTAAAGATACCCTAGGCCCTACCAACAGTGAGTTGCCTGCGCTTTTGAACCACCTTCATAGTGCTAAACTTTAGTgactctctttttctccttaattcTTACAATTCAAGCTTGTGTACTGCCCATTGGGAAGGAGAAAGCGGGGGAAAGCTAAATAACCTGCAATCTATGTGTATGTCTAAACATATACGTGTGTACAGAGTAGGTTGGGACATCCCTGACTAAAGTGATTGATGCTTCCCTCTCATTATTGTGTGAAGTGTTTAGTACATTTACATGCTGAATAAGCGGATTGCATTGCTTACCATTTAAATGGAGTGTGGTGAGCAGACGTTTCTGCCATGCAGCCCGTGCTCAGCAAGGTCCTTCAGTGTGCACCTAACTTTAACTGTATGGGACCCCACAAAGTCAAAGGGTCTGGCAGTGAGCTTAAGCAGAGGAGATGGGGCCAGTATTCTGCTGAGAACTATTCCACTATGTAAGACTTCTAGGtatggagattaaaaaaaaggtcatATTTTGACTTacctctcttttcccctttttggtGATATTTTCTGGCTGGCTTAAAGTGTCCTTGCTCTACAGCTGTTTTCTAACCTGGTTGATCATGTCTTGCTCTGCAGATGCCATGCAGAACAGTTGGGTCCAGTTTACATGAAAAGCTGGGGAGACCAAAATGAACTGAAGTAGAGCAGAGTCGTGTGGATCTTCCCTGGACCTTTTCAAGGGGGAGGAGTTGACAGACATCCCCTCTGGTGTATGAGTGTCTGGCACATTCATGAATTGAGGGCAACGTTTCTAGAGCAACTTTCCTACCTTCTGGTTTTAAGTACTCCCTCAGTCACTCATTCCTTACTCAAAAGTGTGTGTTTATAGTTCAAAAAGAGATGAGGACAAGAATGAACAACTGTCTAATGCCATTTATACAGAGCTTCTGTCTCTTTGGTTTTTAGTCTGCAAATTTCAGTCCATGCATCTCTCTATTTATTGAATGTGATTGGGGTTATATCAGTAAGTTTGTTTACATGTGCTAGGTAAATCTTGCTCCTTTCAAGTgaagcaaaacaacaacaacaacaaaacgcttataaatatttattgctgTAGTTGACAAATATTCCTAAAATTGAATTCATGTTTCAGGACCTATTAGTCCTCaaatataatgagaaaaaaaaagatgcaataaaAAGAGGTGAATAGTAAAATAATGATACAATTTTTGGGGAAATATGTTTCCTTCAAGTATGATGAGGTTTTTGGGAAAGAACATGTGGATACATGTGCTAATTCCTTATTTTAGATTTAGATAAGAGGGAAAACAAGATTGAAAATCTTAAGtagaataacaaaatattttaaaaaaatgtttctagtacttgcagaaaaatatgaaaagaaatcaagctttttttaaaaaaaaaactttttgtgAATAGTTAAACCATTCTCTCTAATTTCTACTAGTTGTAAATGTTGAgttacatatattaaaatattggggaaacagtggaaaaaaacacaggacTTAATGTACTGTGCTCACATTGTTATTGAATATCTTGATGACGACTTGAAAATactaagaatttaaaaagaatttccttCTAGATTATAATTCCAGAACTTTTAGTTTGACATttgtaaaaattaataatattacttttaaaagcttaagTCAAAATTACtactattttgttctttttattaattatctcaatattctgtttttagaaCTTTTTCCTGtcaagtgtttgttttttgcagggTCATGAAACAGATGTCTACACTTAAATTGAACTTCTGAAGTTCAACCTTGCATCAttgtggaaaatgttttcttgatttGTTCTCAGCAATAGCCTGATGACAGCTCAGAGCACAGAAGATTTCTTTATTATCACTGAGGCCCAGTCCCAAATCTCTCGCTCAAACAGGGCAAGTTCTTTAGCAGTAGTTTGTGGACAGTCATTAATATAGATGTTGCACCATAAACTTGGCTCAATAGTCAAGTGTGAATACAGAACAATAGGCACAGATTGTATCCAAATGCCTCATCTTCCACATTATGAGCAAGAGAGAGTCTTTCT
It encodes the following:
- the LOC134136045 gene encoding guanine nucleotide-binding protein G(I)/G(S)/G(O) subunit gamma-11, whose amino-acid sequence is MPAINIEDLSEKDKLKMEVEQLRKEVKLERQPVSKCSEEIKNYIEERSGEDPLVKGVPEEKNPFKEKGGCVIA